A stretch of DNA from Anopheles ziemanni chromosome 3, idAnoZiCoDA_A2_x.2, whole genome shotgun sequence:
CGTTGTTCGTCAGCACTGCTGGATGCTGTGGAGGGGCAAGAGTTTTAAAGTTTAGAAAAGCATTTTGGTTCGCCTTGGCCGTTTGGATAAAACCTACACACAGAGCTTACCAATTTCTTCACCACTTCTGCTAGAAGAAGTAGTACTAGTAGTACTTTGACGATCGCTAATGGTTTGACTGTTATTACGCGTCCTCCGGGTGACTGAATCCTGCACTTCGTCGTTCAGCTGACGCACAATGTCCGGGACGCTTTTGGATTTCGATTTCAGTCCGGACGCTGTATCCGTACCTTCGACTTGGGTGAGATAGGTCGGAAGATACACCGAGGCCATGCCAGCACCCGAAGTTGATGACGCAGACTGGTAACCATGGTAGCCGCCTCCATGGGACATTTGCACACTGTTGTAGCCTACCGACGATGTGGTGTCTGTGGATGCGGTATGATATCCATATGATGATGCATTCGTGCCGGAACCGTCCGAATGCGATGTTGATGGGGCGGTTACGTACGAGGCCGCTGGATGCGAGTGATAGCCGTAGGAATAGTTGGAACCTCCCGACGGTTGCTGGTAGGTCTGACTCACCACGGGAGGCACATGATACGTCGGGCTGGTGTAATTATGCATACCATAACGGTTGTCGGTTGTGTTCGTGGAAGGATAGCAGGCTGCAGCCATGCCCCTTGTATCATACGAAGTGCCGTAAGTGCCGTAGGGCTGGTAACTACCGTAGGATGAAGGAAGATACTCACTGACGCCACTCTTTGCCACTGTTGTTTGAGAAGCTTGCTGATACTGGCCAGGATACATTGAATACTGTTGATTCGTGCTGTATGCTGTGTTATAATTGTCTGTTGACTGGGGGGacaaatgctgctgctgctgctgttgttgttgttgctgctgctgttgttgttgctgctgctgttgttgttgttgttgttgctgttgttgttgttgctgttgttgttgttgcttctGCTGTTGCtcttggtgctgctgctgctggtactgttgctgctgctgctggtactgttgctgctgctgctgctgtgatTGCCCAAGTTGAGGAGAAAAGGAATCCGTCGTTGCTAATGGATACGTTGCCTGCTCTTTCACTTCCACCGGTGCCTCCTGGGAGTCGTTCGGCCTCACACTTTCGGTAACATTCTTGGGAACATCGTTCGACGGGCTGGCGAGCGTCGTGTTTTGCTTTAATACTTGCGCCAAAATGTCCAGATCGTTAATCGTTCGCAGCTCCATATTATCGAACGGACTCGAGGTATCGTTCTCGAAGTCCGAgtaattgattttgttataattattgttattgttattgttgttgctcCCGAGGGTGGCATTCGCTAGTGCCGGTGTGTCCGTACCGGCCAGTGTCGTCTTTGGAATGAAGTTAGCATTAGCAGGGACATTGGGGTAGTTTTGCGTGTCCGCAGCACTAGGTACTGCGTCCCGTATCACAGTCGGTACCAGTATCGAGTCGAACTGGCTCATATGATCGAACGGTTTCACATTGCCACGCTCGTCCGACGAACCGGAAGGTGCAGATTCATCGTTGTCCTCCTCGTCTTCTTCGTCCGACCCGTGTGGCACTCTTCTGtcgccaacaccaccacctgcACCCCGCCCGCCTTCCTCGGCCTCGTTCTCATCGCTTGCGCTGGACAGTTCGTCCGTGTTGGGGTACGAAATTTGATTCAACTTTCTCTTCTGCTCAGCTTCGATGAATCGTAGCTGCTCCTGTTCCCGTAGCTGCAGTCGGGCCCTGCGTTCGCATCGCTCGCGTTCCCTGATCGCTTTCCACTCGTTGATCCGCTTAAGTACTGTATCTTCGAGTTCGCATTCGTAGCAGCTCTCCCGCAATACTTGCCCCACGTCGTACTGATGCAGGCGGTTCACTACCCCCTGCGGGAGCACAATCTTTGGCGGTGGTTTAAACCGCTCCGATATCTTCACCGGAACCCCTTCCATGTAGCTAGACGGGCTGTACGACATCCCAGCCCCGCTGCTAAACGCTACAGCAACAGTAACTCGACCGCACCGAACCTCATCCGAAAAAGTGTGCGCCTAGCAAATTAAATTATCGCGTACACTTTCTGCTGCAGTGGATCTCCTTCGTGGCCTTCATAATCCGGACAGCTAAGACGACAAACTTCGCACTTACGGGCCTTGGTTATGCGTAGACCATTCTTACAGGAGAAACAAAGGAAACTCAACGGTGAAAGACATTATCGGAAAATATATATCGAAACCCTAAACGAGGTTTAAGGGGATAACTGAAATCTTTTCCCTACACTCAACACACAAATTAACGTTGGTATGacaatattttcctttctgtGCTTTGCTATCATTGCAAATCACTATTGTCAAGTGTCAAATAGACAAAAGTCAAATGGAGTCAAGAAGCCCGACGCACGAATCAAATTTGAATAGCAATTTGTTTGTTCCAAAATCTATTTATTGAAACCGATCAAGCTAGCCAAATTCTAGAATTCCTTTTTGTAACTTTAAAGCTACGGTAGGATTTAGTGTGaaacgatacaaaaaacggtatttattcgtttgtttgttgtcaaTCCAACGGTTTGACAGCAACTATCGCAGCTActttaaatgtttcattcgTTTGAATACATTCGTTTGGTATTAGGCATTCAAAAGCATAACAAAGTGCTGGGCGGTCGCTCCAGAGTTGAAGGAATATCTGAACAAACTacaaagcgctaagatgagcTCGTTTTTCAAAGCCAAAAAACCTAGTCCGCCAAACACCACTGGAGACCCGGGAGCAGCTCAAACCGCGGATGATTTCATCTTTATCGAACGAAGCGTTGCATCGGCCAAGCCCAACGTCGATGTCGTGCGTGAACCTTCGCCGATGTTTCCAGTTAAATCAGAACTGTTTCCTGCCATTCCTGGCCCGTTAGCCAAAGGACCGGCAGTCCGAAAGTACAGTCATGAAAACTATGACCACTACATAAGATTCGTACCATTTAAGCTTCCTCCAGAACTCTGTGTGGACGACCTGAACGAGCTTTCTCGCCTCCAGATGTACGATGTATTGTCCTACATTACGCAAATTTTATACTCTGTGAAACATCAATACGATTTCCGTTTGGAGAAAAGAGTATTGAACGACACGGCAAAGTAAGGTTTTGGAAGAAGTGCAGACATCAAGAGCgtcgaatgaaataaattaataaaacaagtATAGTAATCGTTTCTCTTCTTTCTTATGAATAATTACTTAATTGTCTAATATTTCCATCAGTCAGTACATTTATGTAATCCTCGACATGGCTCTTGCTGGAAAGAGTGCAATCATAAAGAATtgagaacaaataaaaacattttacaacaATTGTCACCGTATCGCTTGAAACTAGTTTGAAAAGCTAGAAATCTTACGATGACGCTAGAATATAAACGCATTCGGTTTGGGGCTGTCACAGCATCTtgtagtgatgggaaaatcaaattgaagcagggattcgaatcttttgaTTCAAACCATTCCGACATCCGTATCTCCGAATCTGAagcccaatccgtcatatcattcGCGCACATCGAACATGTTACGAGACATTTTTTCCGAAATTGCCGACATTCAAGGAACCTGGTACTTTGTGTCCATTTTGAAGAATATTACAATGTATACATTTAATGTATGTGagacattaaattttcaagcTCGTACAGCCATCAGAGCTGTTTTATTCACAGGTTCAGATTCAAATAACACATCACTAGCTCAACCTTTTTGTCGCTCGTTTCCCAGGCGAAAAGGTTAATTCTcttcaaggtgtataaatatagaaggtgactttatgtcgctttggaaggggtgccatatttgagaagagttgtgtcaaaagcccaatccttttccgatgccccccctcaaaaccctcgtgaataccccagaagtgttatgtcaagtcatgaaatgtcattttacactggacgacttcaccttctattTTATACACCTTGAATTCTCTTCCAAAAATTCGGCGAAAACAATGACCTCTCGCAAAATCGACTCTCAACCCGTtaggcaatttcgagcaaatcgtcctaaaaaacgtcctacgtgacacaaacatcgagcagttttgtatggtgagtaAGACAAGtaggacgattgctcgaaaaacgtcctccttaTGTTTcattcccatacaaaaaaggaggacgtttgttcgcgcgtagACGTTTTgtggacgatatttcgagctgcctagcgggaatCGGGAAAATTTGACATTCAACATTCATGTTGATTCGTCAACGAGATAGCATGACGAATTTGCACGCTGTGGAACTATTGAAAAATCCAGAAAAGATGATCACTCGTTTGAGGGTCAAGAAACCAAAAAGTCAATTGCTAATTTGTCTTTTACCCTAAATTGCAAACCAAATACtaaattattttgttcatAAACTAAGAATTGAGGAAGATTCTGTGTTTTAccaagttgtttgtttttaaaagaaatgtcATTTGAAAAACGGGTACAGCGAGTTTTACATTTAATATCTTAACAGATACTCAATGGCCCTAAATCAGTCTCATTACGTCTTATTATAAGCAAAATAATCGAGGTTCTTCTGTATTTCTGTGTTAAAATCGGGATCATGATTACAATCCGTCATGATTCTGATCCGTTCATATCCGAATCCGTCAATCGGGATGCAATCTTTTAGAATCCGCCTAAAGATCGCATCTTTGAGTCTTCAGAATTTCGATTCTACCATCACTAGCGCCTTGGACAAGAAAAGGAATTCGCCATTTTAAAAGGTTCACTTTGTGTCAGAAGTGATGCTACTGCTAGGCGCTCCCTACGCGGAGCGataattttccgttttctgtGCGTTTCTGTTCTGCACCATGGTGAAacgaccttcaaagcactagAGATTGCAGCTTTGACCAAGAATTGTCCGTAGAACACTCAGAACTACCTTCTGCACTGGCTATCTAGGATCTGCTAGGTTGTTGAATTACCCGCTTGTACGACGTCGGGCGACGGGCGTTGTACTTCATCACCATTATAGCAGTGCCACCGTAGGCGAGCAGTGTAAAAAGTGCGATCAAAATTGCAGTAAAATAACAACACCGACATCACCGCTCCGTGGACCAGGACTAGGTGAGGCAGTGGGTGAGCAGTGCAATAGTGAAAGCGACCGGGCAGCAGTGGCCTGCAGGGGTGTGTGTGGGGGTGTACGGTGTTCGGTGCCGACCAGACGTCCAGCGGTGCAGGGGAGTTCATCAAACCTGCAGGGGTGGTGatcgagggaagaaaaaaacgcggAGTCCTGCGACAGGACAATCCAATTCGTCAATATAAAAATCCAAAAACGACCGCAATCTACCATATTGTGCGAACAGAAGTGGTGTACCGCGTTCGGGACCTGCTGCATCATCGTCCGCCTTTGCTTGCGAGGTGTGAAGCATCGCCCCAAAAGGGACAAGTTGCAGCGAAGAATATTTCCTCCGTCTCATTTCGTGGACCCGCGAGCATCGATTTGTCTACGAACGGAAAGATGACGGAGTACAAACTAGTAGTAGTAGGCGCCGGAGGCGTTGGCAAGTCGGCACTGAC
This window harbors:
- the LOC131287025 gene encoding uncharacterized protein DDB_G0283357 translates to MSYSPSSYMEGVPVKISERFKPPPKIVLPQGVVNRLHQYDVGQVLRESCYECELEDTVLKRINEWKAIRERERCERRARLQLREQEQLRFIEAEQKRKLNQISYPNTDELSSASDENEAEEGGRGAGGGVGDRRVPHGSDEEDEEDNDESAPSGSSDERGNVKPFDHMSQFDSILVPTVIRDAVPSAADTQNYPNVPANANFIPKTTLAGTDTPALANATLGSNNNNNNNNYNKINYSDFENDTSSPFDNMELRTINDLDILAQVLKQNTTLASPSNDHQEQQQKQQQQQQQQQQQQQQQQQQQQQQQQQQQQQQQQQQHLSPQSTDNYNTAYSTNQQYSMYPGQYQQASQTTVAKSGVSEYLPSSYGSYQPYGTYGTSYDTRGMAAACYPSTNTTDNRYGMHNYTSPTYHVPPVVSQTYQQPSGGSNYSYGYHSHPAASYVTAPSTSHSDGSGTNASSYGYHTASTDTTSSVGYNSVQMSHGGGYHGYQSASSTSGAGMASVYLPTYLTQVEGTDTASGLKSKSKSVPDIVRQLNDEVQDSVTRRTRNNSQTISDRQSTTSTTSSTSSSADEQRLDYTKYNQLVQADQHLVKQISAMGFPLERVIWVLQRLGSDDKKIIEHIIPLSELLDLGFEVEKISDALLKFGNNKHKALDYLIS